The proteins below come from a single Triticum aestivum cultivar Chinese Spring chromosome 5D, IWGSC CS RefSeq v2.1, whole genome shotgun sequence genomic window:
- the LOC123122156 gene encoding dolichol-phosphate mannose synthase subunit 3, with the protein MKHIFKIIAVLAAISAVWVALLETSTVPRSFTWLLPIYLVVALGCYGLFMVGYGLMFFPTCPQEAVLLQQDIVEAKEFLSKRGVDVSSD; encoded by the exons ATGAAGCACATATTCAAGATCATCGCGGTGCTGGCAGCAATCTCCGCCGTCTGGGTTGCGCTCCTTGAAACCTCGACAGTCCCTCGCAGTTTTACTTGGTTG CTTCCCATCTACTTGGTAGTGGCGCTTGGATGCTACGGCCTTTTCATGGTTGGATATGGGCTCATGTTCTTCCCAACCTGCCCTCAAGAAGCGGTGTTACTACAGCAG GATATTGTGGAGGCAAAGGAATTCCTATCAAAAAGAGGTGTTGATGTGAGCTCTGATTGA
- the LOC123122155 gene encoding solute carrier family 35 member F1, with protein MALPAPRWLRREVLVGLALGQFVSLLITSTGFSSSELARRGVNAPTSQSLLNYILLALVYGGIMIYKRQLLTVKWYYYLILSIVDVEANYIVVKAYQYTSLTSVMLLDCWAIPCVLFLTWIFLKTKYGLRKLFGVGICVAGVVLVVFSDVHASERKSKGPSPLKGDMLVIAGATLYAVSNVTEEYIVKKSSRIEVIAMLGVFGAIISGIQISILEREELRSTEWNASAVLPFIGFALAMFLFYSTVPIILKICGATMLNLSLLTSDMWAVLIRIFAYHEKVDWMYFVAFAGTAIGLIIYSYKGSREAAEDTAQVTGAIDEEATTENHGAERVPGAGEDDGPDTNKSPSEAATSR; from the exons ATGGCGCTGCCGGCGCCGAGGTGGCTCCGGCGGGAGGTGCTCGTGGGCCTCGCGCTCGGGCAGTTCGTCTCGCTGCTCATCACCTCCACCGGCTTCTCCTCCTCCGAGCTCGCCCGCCGAG GCGTCAACGCGCCGACGTCGCAGTCCCTGCTCAACTACATCCTCCTCGCGCTTGTCTACGGAGGAATTATGATCTACAAACGGCAACTTCTGACG GTGAAATGGTACTACTACTTGATCCTCAGCATCGTCGACGTGGAGGCTAACTACATCG TCGTGAAGGCTTACCAGTACACGTCCCTGACGAGCGTGATGCTCCTGGACTGCTGGGCGATCCCCTGCGTCCTCTTCCTCACCTGGATCTTCCTCAAGACCAAGTACGGGTTGAGGAAGCTGTTCGGCGTGGGGATCTGCGTGGCCGGCGTCGTGCTGGTGGTGTTCTCCGATGTGCACGCCTCTGAACGTAAATCAA AAGGACCCAGCCCCTTGAAAGGCGATATGCTTGTCATCGCCGGGGCCACGCTTTACGCCGTCAGCAATGTCACCGAG GAGTATATTGTCAAGAAAAGCAGCAGGATTGAGGTGATTGCGATGCTAGGTGTTTTTGGAGCAATTATAAGCGGCATACAGAT AAGCATTCTTGAGCGGGAAGAACTTAGATCAACGGAATGGAATGCCAGCGCA GTGCTCCCTTTTATTGGATTTGCACTAGCAATGTTCCTGTTCTACTCCACAGTGCCTATTATCTTGAAG ATATGCGGCGCAACCATGTTGAACCTATCGCTTCTGACCTCCGACATGTGGGCAGTTCTAATTCGTATCTTTGCTTACCATGAGAAG GTCGATTGGATGTACTTTGTTGCTTTCGCCGGCACTGCAATTGGTCTCATCATCTACTCATACAA GGGCTCCAGGGAGGCTGCCGAGGACACGGCGCAGGTCACAGGCGCAATTGATGAGGAGGCCACAACAGAGAACCACGGGGCGGAGCGAGTGCCCGGTGCCGGAGAAGATGATGGACCGGACACAAACAAGTCCCCGTCGGAAGCAGCTACCTCAAGGTAG